A stretch of DNA from Polyodon spathula isolate WHYD16114869_AA chromosome 4, ASM1765450v1, whole genome shotgun sequence:
ACTACCTTCTTTATCACCGACTCTTGGAGATTGATTTCATTTTTCGTCCCTAcagtctattatttatttttgtattacagaatGTACACGGACAAGTTAATTCTAAGTCAAGATCTACTTTAGAAAATGGTTGTAGAACATACTGTTCTGGTAATTGTCTGACCTTCCCTCTAAAAACAGGTCTTGTGTAGTAAAGCTATATACAGTGTACATATTGTAGCGTTTTTCTCAGGTTTATTAAGGAGGACTCAGGGAGACAGTGTGGAATTCGTGATCTCAAATTTTTATTACAACAGAATTCCTGTCAGGTGTTGGAAGTCACGCCACCAAAACAGCAAACCCTTATTTACACTTTATTGCTATCTTTCTCGCTTTCTCTCAAGTCGCTGTCACTCACTCTCAGTTTCAGTCCCTCCCCCTCTGTcactcatgcacccccttatatccTCTCCTCATTTCCCGCCGCTGTTTGGCTCAATCAATTTTCCCGCCGCTAACTAACAGCGTGACCCGGTCCCCTTACAATAAACATAACAAAAGATAGACAAGACAAACGGGACAGACAACACGTCCTGCAACAATACAATTGtccgggtcattacaatatattagtgctgggatgaacaaaGGATTTTCAAgtttggatattcgctcataaacttaaatattcgttcggatatttgttcgttttcaaaaagtagtAACAGCCTATATTGCTCAGGCCGCAGGCAGACCAACATAGCAGCATGGGCAGCGGGGCGTGGCccatgtgtgtgcctgtgtgacaCATCAAAGTAGAAACATATCACAGGACTATATAATACGTTGCacaggccttactttaccccagtgaattaactacaaaacaaaggatgccaaatagcagttaaatgttgttttgtttatttccgaaataaatagtacataaagttgacaccgcatTTCTGAGGTCACATTTACGCAGAATTCTGTGTTATAcgcaggacattttaataaaacaacaaaaaaaaataacagcagtgaGTTTCTAAAACATAgatgtaaaagaaaacagatcTCCTTTTCATCCGTATCCCATAATTTTGTTTCCATTACCAAGCAGTTTTATGCAATGTGTAAAAATCGATCCACTGCTCGCTGCAGCCttgcagctatttttttttttttttttttttaaacaaaaaagttgcagaggtctcagtatcccatgtAGCACTGCGCATGTCCCAGGTGTTAGAGTGACTCAGTAATCTGTATCACAGCATCTTACCTGTTGACACTCTGCCTAGAATTTgaacaagtaaaacacatgctcAGAAAACAGTTTTATGACCATTGATGAGGCCTGCAGATTTTCATTGAGAACTATTTCGAAATCTTTCCTTTCGCAAAACTTATAGCAATTGCAATGATGTATCTAGAATATCAGCAGAACAGGGCTCTAGCTGTCAGTCCAGCAAACTTTGATTTGGAAAGAGGACAagttatttaaaaggaaaatgtaaagaacttttaaacagaaaaactgtaaagTTATGAGGGTGACAGCTACCCACAAATACATTGTTACATGTTCTACAACTGATTGTGACGTTGGGAttgggggattttcaaaagaaaacgttTCATGGTAAACTTGTCTATGTCTATTTCTGTcaccattatttatactgtgtactgtttggCATGTTAAATTTGTTAAtctgaaatataatttttcatGCAATATGCAGATGCTATGTTTGAAAATGTAGattgagatggtatgctttttacaaatgcacatttttaaaggctagtgTGACCTCTGCcaccttttatttatttcctttttcactactttttattttcattccttgccTTTGCCGTTTCCTCAAAGTAAAGTGTGACCAGACAGTTTCATGAAGTAGTAACATGCAGGTTATTTGTGTCTTATTGTAGCTGAacgaaaccaaacaaaaactgaaatttaaccttaaaaataaaaaaaataaaaaaacgtggAAATGCCTTTGTAAAATGATGGGGAAAGAGACTCACCGTTTTGGTTTATTACACTCCACATAAAAGTCGCTACAAAAagtatacataatatatacaatctatataaaaattactaaacaacatttccagcaagttgggcacagtttaagcgaggcatttcagaatgacgtgcttgccttttttctgtcatgAGATTCTTATTCGCTCTAAAGCAGCTtgcttttttgacccagatagCTTTCCAAGCTTGCactggtttgtttagtttttgctgtccaaaacttttaaatagaggctcaagagatgctgtgttgatcctgttttttatataaatcttgCAGATCACACAGagtttcatttgccatgtttgaaaCTGTTGGTGAGGTGGTAAGTGCAAGCTATCTCTGTAatttctagcgaatacgaacatctggattttgtatccaaatacacgtcaaaaatatttgttagaatatttggCTATCTGTGGCAGTAGGTCGTAATGCATACATTCATACATGTACATATGTTATGTAGTATGTGGGTGTTCCcaatatataatagatagatatatatatagatatatatatatatatatgaatatacatatatatatatatatataatacatacctCAAACGGAAAGTTATAATTTCTTGAAATTTATcaaagaaaaatcttttgtagcaaaaatttTACTTTAGTGGACGAGGAAAAAAAGTCACTAGAAACAGGTTTCTACTATTAATTATTTCAGTAATTTTATTGGCAAAAcatcaaaaatgctaattcaaaagtatttataccctttgatgctatgatagtattgtctacaaggtgctagacatttcaatatgataatgcagaacctaattctagaaaagtctagaaaattctGGATTGTAGGCAAACAAAGGGTTAGGCaaaggatgattgctgtcattacaataaatcaatatgggaaaaagtaaagagctacctGAAGACTAggctgaaaattatttattgtcataaagctggggaaggatacaagaacatttccaatTATTTGagaatcccaatttcaactactgtttctattatcaagaagcagaagactcatggtactgtcacaatgctcactcagtctggaagaaagaaggttattTTACCAAGAACAAGAAGAACTGTAAGTGAGGTTAATAATAATCTGAGATTGCCTGCCAGAGACATTCAAAGTGACTTGGCTGGAAGTGTGACTGggatttccatttcaaccatagctcgagtattgcatggtgacggtctcaatggtcacaggccaagttAAAAGCCATTCTTAAGAAAACATcacaaaacagcatttaaaaatataaaacggcatttgaatgatggacgagttctggtcaaaggtgttgtggagtgatgaaacagtTAACTGATAAATAATATTAGCCTATGTTACaaaatgtttatatgtatatatatatatatatataatatataatagtattcgatatatatattatatatatatatatatatatatatatatacacacacacacacacacacgcacgcacgcacgcacacacacatcaaaAAATCTGTGTAGGAAGACATACATGTACATATTTAAACGAGTAGATTTGTGATGGATACCCCTAATAATTTTTGGGGGTTTTAATATACAGCTAAAGCTGCTTCAAAGACTCACTCAAGACCGGGTGTTTTTATAAAGAGGTGTGCAAGATTGATtcgactatttaaaaaaaaaaaaaaaaaaaaaaaacactgcagtggaTACAAGTACATCAATGAAAACATGACATACACTCTTGCATTCAGGATCCTCACCTGTCAAAAAGCTTGAATAATGGATTTGTTTCATCTACAAGATCTTCTAAAACAAAGCAGTATCGTGAAGCAATCTTTCAGTAAGCACCGTTTACTTGTatgagtttgctttgtgttttggcaAGAATGTAAAATTTGAAGGCACTGGACCCAGCAACATTTCGctgtaagaaagaaaataaaaaagtaacgttaaattatttgaattaaggcttttagaaaaataaataaataaattacacacacataccgaccactgctgtaaataaacacactgctgtaaataaacagcacatgtctGTCACTACTTCTGGGTTTTCTACTGTTGTTCATCGACTTAATTTGATCTGGCCCAATTGTAAAAGGAGGTTGAAGACTAAACGGAATTGAGTAATGGagtaaaaataagttatttacctGATTTTGATCCAGTCCCCTACATTATGACTTGCCATCAGTGATTCCAAGTAATCCCTGCCTAGGTAGAATGGTGGCCTTTCATTCAGCTTCTGTGGAACATGCGCCAGCAAGCCTACTGGAATATACCTTGgggaatacaaaaagaaaacgtGGAAACTCCTTATAAACTGATTCAAAAACGAGTCAAGCACCGAAAACCAATAATTTAATCTTATTTTAGTCTTTCCAAAAATGAATAGAACTGAACCCCCGCCCCCCAGAATGAATATCACAGAATATTTCATCTATCAGCAGCTGGTTAATTTCACATCTTGATTGTTTTGGTGAAAGCTATgaacattacattatataataaCTGCTTACCTGCACAAGAAGGATAACCACTCAAGCATGAACTTTCTGGTCTTCTCCACCCCTTGTGTGTCCGAGCCCCAGTGCTCTAAACCAAAGTTTGCAAAATCTTTCAGGTTGTCAAGTCTTTCACTGGATGAGATGTCCCAGTGcctttgttcttttatttcaGTGAAGATCCAAGGCTTAATTAGAGCACCTCTGTAAAAGCATGGGACATTTGTGTTATAAAGCACATGCCAGTAGTACATGACTAAATTGTTAGCTATTcataactctttcagcactatgCAACTCTACAAAAAGACTGCtctagaataacacattttaatagtttcAATGTCTTGTTCaagaaagaaaatttaaaaaaaacaaacaaacaaacaaacatgactctggcctgcttgttatccccaagcaaaagtgcaccacacttggagaatgcttgtttagctctttggaactctctcccacctttggtgtgtgatgctcccaccgtcgcttgctttaaataaaatcaactcccaagacccacttgttctctcttgctttccattcTCTTTAAGCCCGATATCTGCTATTGggtgctgtgttgttgctactatttcatgtattatgctactatatcatgtattatgcatttttcactgtatttaatgtattatgcatttttttttttttttattgtatatcatgtattCACTTCTCCGTatttaaagttatgtttttttcttgttactgcatcttgtaaagcactttgtgatggtggtccactatgaagggcgctatataaaataaagattgattgattgattgattgatagatattAGTTCATTGGTCTTTGAGTCGAATTATCTTTCCTAGACCTAGAAAGAGTTTCTTTGGTACTACGTATAGCAGcgccatatttaaaatgttatcaggTAGTTATTTCTCcaaaaattataatacattttattaagatAAATGCAAAGAAAGAGGAAAATCTAAATTATGACATTTCCATCTCCACTGTTATGAACAGAGCAATATGGGTTATATGGATAGCACAGCTTACAAACAGAGGTGATATTCAATAAATCTTCTTGGACAGGAGAAGAATGATTCTTGTTTTTacagaacacacttttttttttttttttttttttcagaaaatgtagacAGTATTATCTAAATTTTGTTTACCTCGCAATCATAATTCCAGAAACTCCGGTCTCCCTGGCTCGCATTGCATCTTCATAGGAGAGTATATCCCCATTACCTACAAGAATGTACAACACTTAAACCTTATGTTGCTATCCCATTTCTCAAACATGGGCATTACCACACATTAACCAAAATGAACTCTTACTGTAATAGATATGGAATTCTCACTATTGACCATACTTACCCttacaaatgcaaaatacattgaaacaaacacagcaaaatatTTCTTACCGAAAAGAGGCATGGGACAAGCTACTTTTGAACAGTGGTCGATGTACTCCCAGTCTGCTGACTTTGTGTAACGCTGTTCTCGTGATCTCCCATGAAGcttaacaacaaaagaaaaaacatacaatttgTCAACATGCGTTGGTTTGTAAGACATAACAATGTACTTCTTGATAAAGAATATACATACTGTGACAAGGGATACACCCCAGTTTTTTAGATCTGGTATGAGTTTGTGAGCAATGCGCACTTTTTCTTGTACGCCCGTCCGGATCTTTACAGTTAAAGGCACATCCAAAACCTGCAGACAATAACAATAATGTAAGGATTAGGATTTTGAGAGTATGAGGAGCATagatggaacaaaaaaaaaaaaaaaaaaaagtgctacatGATAAACAACAGAGACTCACCGAGTTCATTCCTTTAACAATCTGCTCAAATTTGTTTGTGCGAGTCATCAGCCCACAGCCACCAccctagtttaaaaaaacagaaacaggaatttcTGATGTTTGACCAAGTAAGCATCATGTTAGTAAAGCAACAAACATTCAACCAATctcctgcaaaaataaataaataataaaataccagtatttaaaaaaattaataaaaaacagtaaattctaCAACTTGACCATTTTACCTTTTTGTACACAAGATCTATGGGGCAGCCCACATTTATATCCACAAAATCCACATCAATGGTTTGATTGAGCAGTTCTGCACATTTGGTCATGGTGTCAGGAAATGATCCCTCCAGCTGCAACaattaaaataactattgttttaatgataatgtaaaaaagaaagacttttctgtgttttcagtACTATTCAATTGCTTTTTGAGAGTCCCAAATGCTTTTCATTGGAAAAGTAATATCCaaaaacaagattacaaaagtaatttttttgtctgaaacatgtataaaaacatgcacTTCTTCCAAGACCACAAAGGTCATTTAAAGAAAAGAGTCTTGTGGTCTCTGAGCGGtgtacatctctctctctctctctctctctctctctctctctctctctctctctcgtgtacAGAGGCATTCACCCTCTCCAGGAATATTCATATTAAAACATCCAAGAATTATGTGCTACATTGTTTCTCAGGGCCGGGACATTGTCAACGCCACACCAGGTGGTGAAACATGACTTAATTAAGGGATTTAATTAAAACTAACCTGTACACCAAAAATATCTTCAGTGTGGTGTCTTTTCAACAAGGCCCATTCAGAAGACTGACCCTGCAGCAAATTCGTGCACATGGCCATTTCTCCACAAGTGACGTCAGCACCAAAACGTTTGCATATTCTACGGAAAGGAAGATTTCCACACTGGAATGAAGGAGACTGGTTAAAGGATGTGAATATTCACTCCAGATAACATGTATGGATAATACTTTTACTATCAAAACTGTTAATGCAGGTGTTTGCAATATTTAGaagtaaaaaaacatatttcGGTTTGCATATTTTGAACATTTTCTCTACCTGAAAGCAAATCTATATGGTACCTTTCAATTGGAAGGAATAAGTGTCTGCTTTTACCAACAAAACCCTTAACAAAtgtttatgaaaaatgaaaatacaggagGTGGATTTTGCTTCGGTGCATgtaatatttatacagtaaaatagacAGCAGGCAGTGTATTATAATGCATTTGTTATTGTAGTGGTGTAATTTTCTACAATGACTCCTCAGAATGTAGGTCTTCAAAAAGTCACAAAGGCCGCAACTGCACCCAGGCCCAGCCTTTGGGGGGACCAGCcttgagtcatttttttttttccatgagcccactttaatgactaAATGTAAAACGTATACAGGCGCCATCTACTCTAATGGGATTTGAAACATAAACCGTAACAAGGTAGTATTGGCAGACTTTCATTCAAAACACAAATACGCAAATCAGAATATCGGGGGGGTCTACTCTACAGTCCTGCACTAGAGAACAGTAAATCCTAGCATCAGTGTTGCTTTTTACTCACCGTTGTTAAGGGTGCAAGGTAAAGTTTATCTCTGAAGTCCACCTAAAAATGCCAAAACAAATTacatatcaaaataaaataaaaaataaacacatactcaTTGCTTATTTAGGGGTAAAGTGagctattgaaatgcattttcaaaaaacaaCTAAGTGATCCTTTCAATTAAgttacattaaacaaatatatttaaaaaatgctctaATGCTAACTATATGGACAACACAACAATAACTGCAGATGCTGAAGCACACTTTCAGTGAACTGATTATCATATTCTGGACAGCTGCCTGTTTAGAATCAATGAGCAATCCTTTGTAATGTGAACAGTGCTGTATAAACAGAACAGTGATGCACACTAATTGCTGTCTTCACGAATCATGAGTCACCCTACACTCAGATAGCAGCATTAAGAAATGTGGCTTGACATCATCTTGCACAACACTGTCTCCATGCTTATCATCAATAGAGAATCACGGGATACATTTAactaggcttccaagccaaaggctgggaagcctatgttattgttaaagtttttatttatttatttatttatttatttttcttcccaaaacgtTAAACTGTTGCTGCTTCGAAgatgtgactgatcaggttctaaCTTTACAGGTAGCAAGCAGGATACATTCGCTGTCAGATGCTGGAAAAAACTGTGCTGCTGCGATcctgcaattggcgccgtgacgtaTTTTTCgttaaaaccttttgaaatcttcttcttgggaacctgtgaagcgattgatctgacacttggcatatatcatcagcattcaaacccgcatcaagtttgcgaagcagaaattgctgcgataaattttaatgtcaaaatggctgccataaatcttatcgaaacgcgccctgAACAACaatctgctgctgtttgaaaactgtttgaccaacaaactccaaacttggtagttatcgtcccagtaacaatgggatacaaatatgtgaaaatggtgatgttttataaaacaagatggccggcAGTTATACGTttgcatttgaaatttaaacctgagtcagttgacaaacgatttacttgactaactggTTATGTcacgtgaaacaatatggctgccactcctacattttcttcttatatttaaaactgcttcagttttaAAACGgctcacttgattaactccaaacttgaaaaccatcgtgtCTGTGTCAGTAcaattttaattttcaaaaattgAATTTGTGCTTTAAACAATATGGcagcctgatgcatttttgaaaaaaaaaaaaaaaaaactttcaaaatcttcttctgtggaactgttgaagttgctgattttaaacttggcatattgagaactacacacgcttagacaggtactgatactggggcttggaagccgtaaaactatctggcagttctagttattattttatttatttttttatttattttttaagtcaccACTGTTTTGCACTGTTCTTTTCTGgaataagaaaaataaagaataacaTTCACCAAAACTGCCCTTACAGTCATTAAGAATGTAAATATGACTTACTTGCTTCTTTTCACAAGCTCTGAGCTTGACAATGTCTTCATCTGTCACGGCACCCAGGGTTTTCACACTGGTATTGTCCTCACAGTCCACTTGAGGATCAAGTGAAGAACTTATATTCCCTGCTTCAGAAGCACAGGGACCGCCAAGTCCAGCTTCTGTGTC
This window harbors:
- the dus3l gene encoding tRNA-dihydrouridine(47) synthase [NAD(P)(+)]-like translates to MAETESTQISTSTNNTEPNNTNDKGTAAIKPQFLTTREKFHEVVDSGGKAAEEKTETKEPKAEGDDDAAAEKGTGEPGPKRIKLDENLAGNDKYEKGGEKQQKKRAKGQNKARPHVKPNAYDDKRLCPSVVQECAAKCFFGDKCKYLHDIPAYLKLKPADVGSRCYLYDNFGRCQYGITCRFATAHIGENFKNMVNEELVKNREGKVMVKNALSKELQQSLRKNKFVFKASDAYLRQMSKGNKHRNVGKKDIDHQSVPEKVNEKSCTAEEQNSSIDEPKDTLNSETQPVVDTEAGLGGPCASEAGNISSSLDPQVDCEDNTSVKTLGAVTDEDIVKLRACEKKQVDFRDKLYLAPLTTCGNLPFRRICKRFGADVTCGEMAMCTNLLQGQSSEWALLKRHHTEDIFGVQLEGSFPDTMTKCAELLNQTIDVDFVDINVGCPIDLVYKKGGGCGLMTRTNKFEQIVKGMNSVLDVPLTVKIRTGVQEKVRIAHKLIPDLKNWGVSLVTLHGRSREQRYTKSADWEYIDHCSKVACPMPLFGNGDILSYEDAMRARETGVSGIMIARGALIKPWIFTEIKEQRHWDISSSERLDNLKDFANFGLEHWGSDTQGVEKTRKFMLEWLSFLCRYIPVGLLAHVPQKLNERPPFYLGRDYLESLMASHNVGDWIKISEMLLGPVPSNFTFLPKHKANSYK